A stretch of the Rhizomicrobium sp. genome encodes the following:
- a CDS encoding MATE family efflux transporter: MAPDTDSPPEIPGEATRRTAADGADTALRGGPRGFGGRAFDPRLLEGPIPRSLFLLAIPIMGGNILQIAYQLVDAFWVGRLGAAAVAAVSVSMPLMFLMMSIGMGFTIAGSTLIAQYVGARNRAMVDHVAGQTLLTVVAVSLVLGLFGFAVAPYLLELLEVAPDVYHNALGFLRVQFLSLPLMFAYFCFQSQMRGVGQVTVPLYIIAGTVLVNFALDPLFIFVLHWGVTGAALATMVSQFLSAAAAITLLLQGRYGIQLKLEALKPDFAFIKRAFNLGYPAAIEGSARGLGVTMMMFLITSFGTVTTAAYGVGGNVLQFVVIPAMGFSMATSTLVGQNIGAGNLPRAEAVARLAALITFSVLTGFGLFALVFANHIAAFFVPGDKAVIHEAAVFIRTISWSFGFVGVQFALMGVLRASGNMFAAMVISLVSQWVLTFPLAFVLSHRAHLGAHGIWWAFPVANVITAIVSFLWFSRGDWKKRRILDQTEAEEEEEEVSEQVMV, translated from the coding sequence ATGGCTCCCGACACCGATTCGCCGCCGGAAATTCCGGGCGAGGCGACACGACGCACCGCGGCCGACGGGGCAGACACGGCCCTGCGCGGCGGTCCCCGCGGCTTCGGCGGACGGGCGTTCGATCCGCGCCTGCTGGAGGGGCCGATCCCGCGCTCCCTCTTCCTGCTCGCCATCCCCATCATGGGCGGCAATATCCTGCAGATCGCCTATCAGCTGGTCGACGCGTTCTGGGTCGGCCGCCTGGGCGCCGCCGCGGTGGCGGCGGTCTCGGTCTCGATGCCGCTGATGTTCCTGATGATGTCGATCGGCATGGGCTTCACCATCGCGGGCTCGACGCTGATCGCGCAATATGTCGGGGCGCGCAACCGCGCGATGGTCGACCATGTCGCCGGCCAGACCCTGCTGACCGTGGTCGCGGTGTCGCTGGTGCTGGGGCTGTTCGGCTTTGCCGTCGCGCCCTACCTGCTGGAGCTGCTGGAGGTCGCGCCCGACGTCTATCACAACGCGCTGGGCTTCCTGCGGGTGCAGTTCCTCAGCCTGCCGCTGATGTTCGCCTATTTCTGCTTCCAGTCGCAGATGCGCGGCGTGGGACAGGTGACGGTGCCGCTTTACATCATCGCGGGCACGGTGCTGGTCAACTTCGCGCTCGATCCGCTTTTCATCTTCGTGCTGCATTGGGGCGTGACGGGCGCGGCGCTGGCGACGATGGTGAGCCAGTTCCTCTCGGCGGCGGCGGCGATCACCCTGCTGCTGCAGGGCCGCTACGGCATCCAGCTCAAGCTCGAGGCCTTGAAGCCGGACTTCGCCTTCATCAAGCGGGCATTCAATCTCGGCTATCCGGCCGCGATCGAGGGCTCGGCCCGCGGCCTGGGCGTAACGATGATGATGTTCCTGATCACCAGCTTCGGCACGGTGACGACCGCGGCCTATGGCGTCGGCGGCAATGTGCTGCAATTCGTGGTGATCCCGGCGATGGGCTTCTCCATGGCGACGTCCACGCTGGTCGGGCAGAATATCGGCGCCGGCAACCTGCCGCGCGCGGAAGCCGTCGCAAGGCTGGCGGCGCTGATAACCTTCTCCGTCCTGACGGGTTTCGGGCTGTTCGCGCTGGTCTTCGCCAATCATATCGCCGCGTTCTTCGTGCCGGGCGACAAGGCGGTGATCCATGAGGCGGCGGTGTTCATCCGCACCATCTCCTGGAGCTTCGGCTTCGTCGGCGTGCAGTTCGCGCTGATGGGCGTGCTGCGCGCCTCGGGCAACATGTTCGCGGCCATGGTGATCAGCCTGGTCTCGCAATGGGTGCTGACCTTTCCACTGGCCTTCGTGCTGTCGCACCGCGCCCATCTGGGCGCACACGGCATCTGGTGGGCCTTTCCGGTGGCCAACGTCATCACCGCCATCGTGAGTTTCCTGTGGTTCTCCCGCGGCGACTGGAAGAAGCGGCGGATCCTCGACCAGACCGAAGCCGAGGAAGAGGAGGAAGAGGTCAGCGAGCAGGTGATGGTGTGA
- the folB gene encoding dihydroneopterin aldolase, which yields MSNVSRLPLASAALAVRHVFIRNLEVLAHIGVHGHEQGKLQPVRINVDLAVEDAAVLGDKLDLVVDYEAISQKIRALIAAGHINLAETLAERIADGCFGDARVKTARVRVEKLHALPGAESAGVEIERQRA from the coding sequence ATGAGCAATGTCTCCCGCCTTCCCCTAGCCAGCGCCGCGCTCGCGGTGCGGCATGTCTTCATCCGCAACCTCGAAGTGCTGGCGCATATCGGGGTGCATGGCCATGAGCAGGGCAAGCTGCAACCGGTGCGGATCAATGTCGATCTCGCAGTCGAGGATGCGGCGGTGTTGGGCGACAAGCTCGATCTCGTCGTGGACTATGAAGCCATCAGCCAGAAGATCCGCGCGCTGATCGCGGCGGGACACATCAACCTGGCCGAGACGCTGGCCGAGCGCATCGCGGACGGCTGTTTCGGGGACGCGCGGGTCAAGACGGCGCGGGTGCGGGTCGAGAAGCTGCACGCCCTGCCCGGCGCCGAAAGCGCGGGCGTCGAGATCGAGCGCCAAAGGGCGTAG
- a CDS encoding SDR family oxidoreductase — MSAIPHQGGYALVTGGGTRLGAAMVRRLSADGWRVAIHHKASAGHAEALAREIQDGGGRAVIVGGDLGALDDFADLFGRVNAGWGFCSLLVNSASAFEYDDIGSVTRASLERLFAVNLHAPILLARDFAAQLREGAKGLVVNVLDQKVFNLNPDFLSYTLTKAALETATQLLAQAMAPRIRVCGLAPGLTLRSGEQTQEGFEAAHAATPLGFGSKPEDIAETLSFLVKVPSITGTTIIVDGGQHLQPRTRDVMFSYGILPDAPVGKQ, encoded by the coding sequence ATGAGCGCGATCCCGCATCAGGGCGGCTATGCGCTGGTCACGGGCGGCGGCACGCGCCTGGGTGCCGCGATGGTGCGCCGGCTCAGCGCCGACGGCTGGCGCGTCGCGATCCATCACAAGGCTTCGGCCGGACATGCCGAAGCGCTGGCGCGGGAGATCCAGGACGGCGGCGGCCGGGCAGTGATCGTCGGCGGCGATCTCGGTGCGCTCGACGACTTCGCCGATCTGTTCGGCCGGGTGAACGCCGGCTGGGGCTTCTGCTCGCTGCTGGTGAACAGCGCCTCGGCCTTCGAATATGACGACATCGGCAGCGTCACCCGCGCCAGTCTCGAGCGGCTGTTCGCGGTGAATCTCCACGCTCCGATCCTGCTGGCGCGCGACTTCGCCGCCCAGTTGCGCGAGGGCGCGAAAGGTCTGGTGGTCAACGTCCTCGACCAGAAGGTCTTCAACCTCAATCCGGACTTCCTGTCCTACACGCTGACCAAGGCCGCGCTCGAGACCGCGACGCAGCTGCTCGCCCAGGCGATGGCGCCGCGCATCCGGGTCTGCGGTCTGGCGCCCGGCCTCACCTTGCGCAGCGGCGAGCAGACGCAGGAAGGCTTCGAGGCCGCACATGCCGCCACGCCGCTCGGCTTCGGCAGCAAGCCGGAGGACATCGCGGAGACGCTGAGCTTCCTCGTGAAGGTGCCGTCGATCACCGGAACGACCATCATCGTCGACGGCGGCCAGCACCTCCAGCCACGCACCCGCGACGTGATGTTCAGCTATGGAATCCTGCCGGATGCACCGGTGGGCAAGCAATAA
- a CDS encoding dihydroneopterin aldolase, protein MKKAPPPVPAPAWSADKGYVRMMIRDLVTEVRLGLHPWERHPEKPQRIVVNVELYAAPQTRKFENVSAIVDYDYIRDALRKWPRRKHTVFIETLLDELVKLCFKDKRVQACRVSIFKPDIYNEAAGAGVEIYRLRG, encoded by the coding sequence ATGAAGAAAGCGCCGCCGCCCGTGCCCGCTCCGGCCTGGTCCGCCGACAAAGGCTATGTCCGGATGATGATCCGCGACCTTGTGACCGAGGTCCGGCTCGGCCTGCACCCCTGGGAACGCCATCCCGAGAAGCCCCAGCGCATCGTGGTGAATGTCGAGCTCTACGCCGCGCCGCAAACCAGGAAATTCGAGAACGTCTCCGCCATCGTCGACTACGACTATATCCGCGATGCCCTGCGCAAATGGCCGCGGCGCAAGCACACCGTGTTCATCGAGACGCTGCTCGACGAGCTGGTGAAGCTCTGCTTCAAGGACAAGCGCGTCCAGGCCTGCCGGGTCTCGATCTTCAAGCCCGACATCTACAACGAAGCCGCCGGGGCCGGCGTCGAAATCTATCGGCTGCGCGGATGA
- a CDS encoding pyridoxamine 5'-phosphate oxidase family protein: MRDELHAFLAAQRYGVVATIQPDGATQSALVGIAVSQALEIYFDTTGDTRKARNLRRDPRLSLVIGWENERSVQLEGVADEPKGAALAALKAIYFAAWPDGPSRENWPQITWFRVRPRWIRFSDFNRTDDAVREITL; this comes from the coding sequence GTGAGAGACGAGCTCCACGCCTTCCTCGCGGCGCAGCGCTACGGCGTCGTCGCGACGATCCAGCCGGACGGCGCGACGCAATCGGCGCTGGTCGGTATCGCGGTGTCGCAGGCGCTCGAGATCTATTTCGACACGACAGGTGATACGCGCAAGGCGCGGAATCTGCGGCGCGATCCGCGCCTCTCGCTGGTGATCGGCTGGGAGAACGAGCGCAGCGTGCAGCTCGAGGGCGTGGCCGACGAACCCAAAGGCGCGGCGCTGGCGGCGCTCAAGGCGATTTATTTCGCGGCGTGGCCCGATGGGCCTTCGCGCGAGAACTGGCCGCAGATCACCTGGTTTCGCGTCCGCCCGCGCTGGATCCGCTTCAGCGATTTCAACCGGACGGACGACGCCGTCCGGGAAATCACCCTGTAG
- a CDS encoding cold-shock protein, with protein sequence MIGQVKFFNTTKGFGFIAPEDGGKDVFVHVTAVQAAGLRGLNEGQRVNFDVEADKRGPKAVNLKLV encoded by the coding sequence ATGATCGGTCAAGTTAAGTTCTTCAACACGACGAAGGGTTTCGGATTCATCGCCCCGGAAGACGGCGGCAAGGACGTGTTCGTCCATGTCACCGCAGTCCAGGCGGCGGGCCTTCGCGGCCTGAACGAAGGCCAGCGCGTCAACTTCGACGTCGAAGCGGACAAGCGCGGCCCGAAGGCCGTCAATCTGAAGCTCGTCTGA
- a CDS encoding [protein-PII] uridylyltransferase encodes MGYEAPAIGELLDGDALRRALTALAQAAGDRAKLRAEALGLIKGAFQDGRAQVKDKVDGGTLSGLAAARALSALQDVTIQVIYDFAVKHFYYAQNPTSAERIAVVATGGYGRGELAPGSDIDLLFVRPFKQTPWGESVIEFILYMLWDLGLKVGHATRSLGECVRLSKQDVTIRTAILEARYLWGDAKLYEELRKKFWNEVATGTGQDFVEAKLAERDERHARQGESRYLVEPNIKEGKGGLRDLQTLYWIGKYVYHVEDAADLVQHNVFTRDEYKVFQKAEAFLWEVRVKLHYLVGRAEERLSFDVQPELAARMGFTGDSPRRAVEAFMKAYFLVAKDVGDLTRIFCAALEDQNRKRRPSLAAMLPGFLRPRTSGDDFYVENGRLNARPTLFRGDPVNMIRIFHIADAKKVDVHPDALRRMTRNLALINDDVRHNPEANKLFLEILSSRTDPERALRLMNEAGVFGRFVPEFGRVVGLMQFNMYHHYTVDEHLIRAVGYVASIDRGEHRSEHPLATDIIKRIKSREALYVAMLLHDIAKGLPGDHSDVGAAIAQSLCPRLGLSPEDTTAVMWLVKNHLVMSDMAQKRDISDPKTVKDFVSQVQTPEMLRLLLVLTVADIAAVGPGVWNGWKGQLLRELYYEAEGLMSGGDGAPARIARVEQAKTALARRIGDLPKAAQEHALSRHYDHYWLAFDDAAHERHARLMAEADARGELFSLSAESNAFRSVTEIVLYTPDHPGLFSQLAGAVSASGGTIVDAKAFTTTDGFALDVFSVQDAEGGTFGDMERVTRLRQSIEKTLRGEMTPRQAIARRPGKKRSSAFKVTPRVNFDNEASARATVVEVEGLDRPGLLYEVTDALFQSGLSISSAMVSTYGERAVDVFYVRDGFGHKVRHEERLKAVRERLMRALAPDAAATA; translated from the coding sequence ATGGGTTATGAAGCACCGGCGATCGGCGAGCTTTTGGATGGCGATGCGCTGCGGCGCGCGCTGACCGCGCTCGCCCAGGCGGCGGGCGACAGGGCCAAGCTGCGCGCCGAAGCCCTGGGCCTGATCAAGGGCGCATTCCAGGACGGCCGCGCCCAGGTCAAGGACAAGGTCGACGGTGGGACGCTGAGCGGCCTGGCGGCGGCGCGCGCGCTGTCCGCGCTGCAGGACGTCACGATCCAGGTCATCTACGATTTCGCGGTCAAGCATTTCTACTACGCGCAGAACCCGACCAGCGCGGAACGCATCGCGGTGGTGGCGACCGGCGGCTATGGCCGCGGCGAGCTGGCGCCCGGATCGGACATCGACCTGCTCTTCGTGCGTCCCTTCAAGCAGACGCCGTGGGGCGAGAGCGTCATCGAATTCATCCTCTACATGCTGTGGGACCTCGGCCTGAAGGTCGGACATGCGACGCGCTCGCTGGGCGAGTGCGTGCGGCTCAGCAAGCAGGACGTCACGATCCGGACCGCGATCCTGGAAGCGCGCTATCTGTGGGGCGACGCCAAGCTTTATGAGGAGCTGCGCAAGAAGTTCTGGAACGAGGTCGCCACCGGCACCGGGCAGGATTTCGTCGAGGCCAAGCTGGCCGAGCGCGACGAGCGGCATGCGCGCCAGGGCGAGAGCCGCTACCTCGTCGAACCGAACATCAAGGAAGGCAAGGGCGGCTTACGCGACCTGCAGACGCTCTACTGGATCGGGAAATACGTCTACCACGTCGAAGACGCGGCCGATCTCGTGCAGCACAACGTCTTCACCCGCGACGAGTACAAGGTGTTCCAGAAGGCCGAAGCCTTCCTCTGGGAGGTGCGGGTCAAGCTGCACTATCTCGTCGGGCGGGCGGAGGAGCGCCTGTCGTTCGACGTGCAGCCCGAGCTCGCGGCCCGCATGGGCTTCACCGGCGATTCGCCGCGCCGCGCCGTCGAGGCCTTCATGAAGGCCTACTTCTTGGTGGCCAAGGATGTCGGCGACCTCACCCGCATCTTCTGTGCCGCGCTGGAGGACCAGAACCGCAAGCGCCGGCCATCGCTGGCCGCGATGCTGCCGGGCTTCCTGCGTCCGCGCACCAGCGGCGACGATTTCTACGTCGAGAACGGCCGGCTGAACGCGCGGCCGACGCTGTTCCGCGGCGACCCGGTCAACATGATCCGCATCTTCCACATCGCGGACGCCAAGAAGGTCGACGTGCATCCGGACGCCTTGCGGCGGATGACGCGCAATCTCGCGCTGATCAACGACGACGTGCGGCACAATCCCGAGGCCAACAAGCTGTTCCTCGAGATCCTGTCGTCGCGCACCGATCCCGAGCGGGCGCTGCGCCTGATGAACGAGGCCGGCGTGTTCGGCCGCTTCGTGCCGGAATTCGGCCGCGTCGTCGGGCTGATGCAGTTCAATATGTACCACCACTACACGGTGGACGAGCACCTGATCCGCGCCGTGGGCTATGTCGCCTCGATCGACCGCGGCGAGCACCGCAGCGAGCATCCGCTGGCCACCGACATCATCAAGCGCATCAAGTCGCGCGAGGCGCTCTATGTCGCGATGCTGCTGCACGACATCGCCAAGGGGCTGCCGGGCGACCATTCCGACGTCGGCGCGGCGATCGCGCAGAGCCTGTGCCCGCGGCTGGGCCTGTCCCCCGAAGACACGACGGCCGTGATGTGGCTGGTGAAGAACCATCTCGTCATGAGCGACATGGCGCAGAAGCGCGACATCTCGGACCCCAAGACGGTGAAGGACTTCGTGAGCCAGGTGCAGACGCCGGAGATGCTGCGGCTGCTGCTGGTGCTGACCGTGGCCGATATCGCCGCCGTGGGCCCTGGCGTGTGGAACGGCTGGAAGGGCCAGCTCCTGCGCGAGCTCTATTACGAGGCCGAGGGCCTGATGTCGGGCGGCGACGGCGCGCCGGCGCGCATCGCGCGGGTCGAGCAGGCGAAGACCGCGTTGGCGCGGCGGATCGGCGATCTTCCCAAAGCCGCGCAGGAGCATGCGCTGTCGCGGCATTACGATCACTACTGGCTGGCCTTCGACGACGCGGCGCATGAGCGTCACGCGCGGCTGATGGCCGAGGCGGACGCGCGAGGCGAGTTGTTCAGCCTGTCGGCGGAGAGCAATGCGTTCCGCAGCGTGACGGAGATCGTACTCTACACGCCCGACCATCCGGGCCTGTTCTCGCAGCTCGCCGGCGCGGTGTCGGCCTCGGGCGGGACCATCGTCGACGCCAAGGCCTTCACCACGACGGACGGCTTCGCGCTCGACGTGTTCTCGGTGCAGGACGCGGAGGGCGGCACCTTCGGCGACATGGAGCGGGTGACGCGGCTGCGCCAGTCCATCGAGAAGACGCTACGCGGCGAGATGACGCCACGGCAGGCGATCGCGCGGCGGCCGGGCAAGAAGCGCAGCAGCGCCTTCAAGGTCACGCCGCGGGTCAATTTCGACAACGAGGCCTCGGCCCGCGCCACGGTGGTGGAGGTCGAAGGGCTCGACCGGCCGGGACTGCTCTATGAAGTGACCGACGCGCTGTTCCAGTCGGGCCTGTCGATCTCCTCCGCCATGGTCTCGACCTATGGCGAGCGCGCGGTCGACGTCTTCTATGTGCGCGACGGCTTCGGGCACAAGGTGCGGCATGAGGAGCGGCTGAAAGCGGTGCGCGAGCGGCTGATGCGCGCGCTGGCACCGGATGCGGCGGCGACCGCCTAA
- a CDS encoding ClpX C4-type zinc finger protein, with protein MNAKPSARPASTLYCSFCRKSQHDVKKLIAGPAVLICDTCVALCEKIVAETPDPTPEAPARINTMADMPTAQLLTILASQDSMYREVRDRVQETVDILRGRAVSWADIAGALNVSRQAAWERFS; from the coding sequence ATGAACGCGAAGCCCTCCGCGCGCCCAGCCAGCACGCTCTACTGTTCGTTCTGCCGCAAATCCCAGCACGACGTGAAAAAACTCATCGCCGGACCGGCCGTGCTGATCTGCGACACATGCGTCGCGCTCTGCGAGAAGATCGTTGCCGAGACGCCGGATCCCACGCCGGAGGCGCCGGCCAGGATCAACACAATGGCCGACATGCCCACGGCACAGCTCCTGACCATCCTGGCAAGCCAGGATTCGATGTACCGCGAGGTCCGCGACCGGGTGCAGGAAACCGTCGACATCCTGCGCGGCCGGGCGGTGAGCTGGGCCGACATCGCGGGAGCGCTCAACGTCTCGCGCCAGGCCGCGTGGGAGCGGTTCTCCTAG
- the trpS gene encoding tryptophan--tRNA ligase gives MTTSHRQRVLSGMQPTNTLHLGNYLGALKNWVRMQDEMECLFCVVDMHALTQESGYAKPADVARATREVTAAYIAGGIDPAKSPIFNQSRVPAHAELAWIFNCVARLGWLDRMTQFKEKSGKHKERASVGLYTYPVLMAADILVYKATHVPVGEDQKQHLELARDIAQKFNNDFAVPDFFPQPEPVIAGPATRVMSLRDGLKKMSKTDESDNSRINLTDDADTIAQKIRKAKTDPHPLPASADELKGRPEAENLLNVYAALADEKVADVMARFAGQQFSAFKNELADLAVAKLGPITVKMNRLMADTAEIDRILADGAQKAAAIAEPIVTEVKKIVGFAV, from the coding sequence ATGACCACAAGCCATCGCCAGCGCGTCCTTTCCGGGATGCAGCCGACCAATACCCTGCATCTGGGCAACTATCTCGGCGCGCTCAAGAACTGGGTGCGGATGCAGGACGAGATGGAGTGCCTGTTCTGCGTCGTCGACATGCACGCGCTGACGCAGGAATCCGGCTACGCCAAGCCGGCCGACGTGGCGCGCGCGACCCGCGAGGTGACGGCCGCCTATATCGCGGGCGGCATCGATCCCGCGAAGTCGCCGATCTTCAACCAGTCCCGCGTCCCGGCGCACGCCGAGCTGGCCTGGATCTTCAACTGCGTGGCGCGGCTCGGCTGGCTCGACCGCATGACCCAGTTCAAGGAGAAGTCGGGCAAGCACAAGGAGCGCGCCTCGGTCGGGCTCTACACCTATCCGGTGCTGATGGCGGCGGACATCCTCGTCTACAAGGCGACGCATGTGCCGGTGGGCGAGGACCAGAAGCAGCATCTCGAGCTGGCGCGCGACATCGCGCAGAAGTTCAACAACGACTTCGCGGTGCCGGACTTCTTCCCGCAGCCCGAGCCGGTGATCGCGGGTCCGGCGACGCGGGTGATGAGCCTGCGCGACGGCCTCAAGAAGATGTCGAAGACCGACGAGTCGGACAATTCGCGCATCAACCTGACCGACGACGCCGACACGATCGCGCAGAAGATCCGCAAGGCGAAGACCGATCCGCATCCGTTGCCCGCGAGCGCGGACGAGCTCAAGGGCCGGCCGGAGGCGGAGAACCTGCTCAACGTCTATGCCGCGCTGGCGGACGAGAAGGTGGCCGACGTGATGGCGCGCTTCGCCGGCCAGCAATTCTCGGCGTTCAAGAACGAGCTGGCGGATCTGGCGGTGGCGAAGCTGGGGCCGATCACGGTGAAGATGAACCGGCTGATGGCGGACACGGCCGAGATCGACCGCATCCTGGCGGACGGGGCGCAGAAGGCTGCGGCGATCGCGGAGCCGATCGTGACCGAGGTGAAGAAGATCGTGGGGTTTGCGGTTTAA
- a CDS encoding superoxide dismutase family protein, with translation MNRAFFCVALGAVLAVTTPVLGAASKARAIAKLSGADGGALGTVSFAATSHGVLIQYDLKGLPPGAHAIHLHTSGNCDPKAGFAAAGPDLSFDASKMHGFFAQHGPHAGDLPNEWAAADGTLKASVIDNAFSLGNGKKSIFDRDGASIIVNARGDDYVSQPAGNSGDRVACGVVMRTVGPAARKAGKRKAHK, from the coding sequence ATGAATCGCGCATTTTTCTGTGTTGCGTTGGGTGCCGTGCTGGCGGTGACGACACCGGTGCTGGGCGCAGCGTCGAAGGCGCGCGCCATCGCCAAACTGTCGGGCGCCGATGGCGGCGCGCTGGGGACGGTCAGCTTCGCGGCGACCTCGCATGGCGTGCTGATCCAGTACGACCTCAAAGGCCTGCCGCCCGGCGCGCATGCGATCCATCTGCACACATCCGGCAATTGCGATCCGAAGGCGGGGTTCGCCGCAGCCGGGCCCGACCTCTCCTTCGACGCGAGCAAGATGCATGGCTTTTTCGCGCAGCACGGGCCACATGCCGGCGACCTGCCGAACGAATGGGCCGCGGCCGACGGCACGCTGAAGGCCAGCGTGATCGACAACGCGTTCTCGCTCGGCAACGGCAAGAAATCGATCTTCGACCGCGACGGCGCGTCGATCATCGTGAACGCGCGGGGCGACGACTATGTCAGCCAGCCGGCCGGCAATTCCGGCGACCGCGTCGCTTGCGGCGTGGTCATGCGCACGGTGGGGCCGGCAGCGCGCAAAGCCGGCAAGCGCAAGGCGCATAAGTAA
- the aqpZ gene encoding aquaporin Z, translating to MDNSKKIAAEFLGTFWLVLGGCGSAVLACNIEGVGIGYAGVALAFGLTVLTGAYAFGHISGGHFNPAVTFGLFVAGRFPAKDIPAYWIAQLLGGIAAAAVLYVIASGTGPINMDTAGFATNGYGAHSPQGYSLAAGAVSETVLTFMFLIIILNVTLAAPSYAPIAIGLGLTLIHLISIPVTNTSVNPARSTAVAVIHGGWALEQLWLFWVAPLIGAGLAGAVQRWFAGGSERQTSSKLAS from the coding sequence ATGGACAACTCCAAGAAAATCGCCGCTGAATTCCTCGGTACCTTCTGGCTGGTGCTGGGCGGCTGCGGCAGTGCCGTCCTCGCCTGCAACATCGAAGGCGTCGGCATCGGCTATGCCGGCGTGGCGCTCGCCTTCGGCCTGACCGTGCTGACGGGCGCCTATGCTTTCGGGCACATCTCCGGCGGGCACTTCAATCCGGCGGTGACCTTCGGGCTGTTCGTGGCGGGACGTTTTCCCGCCAAGGACATTCCGGCCTATTGGATCGCGCAGCTCCTGGGCGGCATCGCGGCGGCCGCCGTGCTCTATGTGATCGCCAGCGGTACCGGTCCGATCAACATGGACACCGCCGGCTTCGCCACCAACGGCTATGGCGCGCACTCGCCGCAAGGCTATTCGCTGGCGGCCGGCGCGGTCTCGGAGACCGTGCTCACCTTCATGTTCCTGATCATCATCCTGAACGTGACGCTCGCCGCGCCGAGCTATGCGCCGATCGCCATCGGACTGGGCCTGACGCTGATCCACCTGATCTCGATCCCGGTGACCAACACCTCGGTCAATCCGGCCCGCTCGACGGCCGTCGCGGTGATCCATGGCGGCTGGGCGCTGGAGCAGCTCTGGCTGTTCTGGGTGGCGCCGCTGATCGGCGCGGGCCTGGCCGGCGCGGTGCAGCGCTGGTTCGCGGGCGGCTCGGAACGCCAGACCTCGTCTAAGCTCGCGTCTTAG
- a CDS encoding cold-shock protein yields MTIGTVKFFNTAKGYGFIAPDGGGKDVFVHATAVEAAGLRSLSDGQKVSFDVQPDARGSKAVNLKAV; encoded by the coding sequence ATGACGATCGGAACCGTGAAGTTTTTCAACACCGCGAAGGGCTATGGCTTCATCGCGCCGGATGGCGGCGGCAAGGACGTGTTCGTCCACGCCACCGCGGTCGAGGCGGCCGGCCTGCGCAGCCTCAGCGACGGGCAGAAGGTCTCCTTCGACGTGCAGCCCGATGCGCGCGGCTCGAAAGCCGTGAACCTGAAAGCGGTCTGA
- a CDS encoding glutathione S-transferase family protein codes for MLVLHQMHVSGNCYKVRLTARQLGIPLALKDYPLHGGSTREPAFLKLNPNGRVPLLEFEDGRTLAESDAIISYLADGTALMPESRWDRAQALQWMFFEQYSHEPYIAVARFWLGYAPKDQLEPKQHLVPEWHAKGNAALGVMETHLEAHDWFAGNRYSIADIALYAYTHCAAEGGFELSSYPAVSRWLARVAEQPEHVPLRERW; via the coding sequence ATGCTTGTGCTTCACCAGATGCACGTCTCGGGCAATTGCTACAAAGTGCGCCTGACGGCACGCCAGCTCGGCATCCCGCTCGCGCTGAAAGACTATCCGCTGCATGGCGGTTCGACGCGGGAGCCGGCGTTCCTCAAGCTCAACCCCAATGGACGGGTGCCGCTGCTGGAATTCGAGGACGGACGCACGCTGGCGGAATCCGACGCCATCATCTCCTACCTCGCCGACGGCACGGCGCTGATGCCGGAGAGCCGCTGGGACCGCGCCCAGGCGCTGCAATGGATGTTCTTCGAGCAGTACAGCCACGAGCCCTATATCGCGGTGGCGCGGTTCTGGCTGGGCTATGCGCCGAAGGATCAGCTCGAGCCGAAGCAGCACCTTGTTCCGGAGTGGCACGCCAAGGGAAATGCCGCGCTGGGCGTCATGGAAACCCATCTCGAGGCGCATGATTGGTTCGCCGGGAACCGCTACTCGATTGCGGATATTGCGCTCTACGCCTACACGCATTGCGCGGCCGAGGGCGGTTTCGAACTGTCGTCCTATCCGGCCGTTTCCCGCTGGCTGGCACGCGTGGCCGAGCAGCCGGAGCACGTTCCGCTGCGTGAACGGTGGTGA